Proteins from one Malassezia vespertilionis chromosome 2, complete sequence genomic window:
- a CDS encoding uncharacterized protein (COG:K; EggNog:ENOG503P5JE) — translation MARWRPHANRVEMDIPLDLRDAVYDSEKGEALAEVRQRSASIPVSGSGDVHVKQEQPATESSARFDQMRLESSVVPNATEYMVGIMRNGMCFDLLTIGELHLTPLHAILQLRPSMRHVDLLHQAEDGERRRERGAHVSDEEEHNAAVPQRDARRSSVIPLNVSVRNESGSRANYGQGAFVRHHYD, via the exons ATGGC TCGATGGCGCCCGCACGCAAATCGTGTAGAGATGGATATCCCGTTGGATTTGCGAGATGCCGTATACGACAGCGAAAAGGGAGAGGCACTAGCAGAGGTCAGGCAACGTTCTGCCAGTATCCCCGTATctggcagcggcgatgTGCACGTCAAGCAAGAACAGCCCGCAACAGAAAGCTCCGCGCGATTTGACCAAATGCGGCTGGAGAGCTCTGTGGTTCCGAATGCAACTGAGTACATGGTTGGAATCATGCGAAATGGTATGTGTTTCGATCTTTTAACAATAGGCGAACTCCATTTGACTCCGCTGCACGCGATTCTGCAGCTGCGACCGTCGATGCGGCATGTAGATTTGCTGCACCAAGCCGAAGACGGTGAGCGGAGGCGCGAGCGTGGCGCGCATGTATCAGACGAAGAGGAGCACAATGCcgcagtgccgcagcgtgATGCCCGCCGTAGCAGTGTCATTCCGCTCAACGTTTCCGTGCGCAACGAATCCGGCTCGCGTGCAAACTACGGCCAGGGCGCATTTGTACGTCACCACTATGACTGA
- a CDS encoding uncharacterized protein (BUSCO:EOG09263U08; COG:K; EggNog:ENOG503NW6J), whose amino-acid sequence MDAEPKPRARERSGRPQFRKPRVRLNFSRNMAGATTGNDGPKTKAYMQGYDRELDSEDEDAGEGMAFEEQMILRLPEGPGVDGELDELRREIRKRGTFPPNLWFKFKDSRRAIFHIGSQLYSAKIVDLPCIIESHKTLDSKQVFKIADISQMLLVQRPLSSEAEATGSQTNRATGSAKFNLDDYIYPHGITPPLNWARKRRFRKRIHNQSIEHVEKEVDTLLNDDRRAERVDYEFVDPAEADILEQEIANAKLGGEMLGADDGSSQQDSENDDSDDDDTRIADGEGMDDENVDQDLAAELDAALAREHGDGDSISGSDNDQGPSDDEQSRRDSDLEDLWDDDDADEDNDDTVAVGAAEEDKDDDDGEEEAERRVRESQLEAESREIEVLIRRKQQDVDSTMNTLIKGRHQQALRKLQVEHDLKKKHLNDIRQLRRTIREERAAEAKARLEKAKEAAQATAVAGPSEETDEAADASAKQGTTEPSNSS is encoded by the coding sequence ATGGATGCGGAGCCAAAGCCCAGGGCGCGAGAGCGTTCTGGCCGTCCACAGTTCCGCAAGCCACGCGTGCGGCTGAATTTCTCGCGCAATATGGCGGGCGCGACTACCGGGAATGATGGCCCAAAGACGAAGGCGTACATGCAAGGCTACGACCGCGAACTGGACAGCGAAGACGAAGATGCCGGCGAGGGAATGGCGTTTGAGGAGCAAATGATTTTGCGCCTCCCAGAGGGCCCAGGAGTTGATGGCGAGCTAGATGAGCTGCGCAGGGAGATCCGAAAACGCGGCACATTTCCGCCGAATCTTTGGTTTAAATTCAAAgactcgcgccgcgccatttTTCACATCGGATCCCAGCTCTACTCTGCAAAGATTGTAGACCTGCCATGCATTATCGAGTCGCACAAAACGCTGGATAGCAAGCAAGTATTTAAAATTGCCGACATCTCGCAAATGCTGCTTGTCCAGCGTCCACTAAGCAGCGAGGCGGAAGCGACCGGATCGCAGACGAACCGTGCCACGGGCTCGGCGAAATTTAATTTGGACGACTATATCTACCCACACGGCATCACTCCCCCGCTGAACTGGGCACGCAAACGTCGGTTTCGCAAGCGCATTCACAACCAATCGATTGAGCATGTGGAAAAAGAAGTGGACACACTGCTCAACGACgaccgccgcgccgagcgagtGGATTATGAGTTTGTCGACCCCGCAGAAGCGGATATTCTGGAGCAAGAGATTGCAAATGCAAAACTGGGTGGGgagatgctcggcgccgatgACGGATCTTCCCAGCAAGATTCCGAAAACGACGATtccgacgacgacgacacACGCATCGCCGATGGCGAAGGAATGGACGACGAGAATGTAGACCAGGATCTTGCTGCAGAGCTTgatgccgcgcttgcgcgcgaacATGGCGATGGAGACAGCATTTCCGGCAGTGACAATGACCAGGGCCccagcgacgacgagcaaAGCCGGCGTGACAGTGACTTGGAAGATTTGTgggacgacgacgacgctgACGAGGACAATGACGATACGGTAGCGGTCGGCGCGGCAGAAGAAGACAAGGACGATGATGACGGCGAAGAAGAAGCGGAGCGTCGTGTGCGCGAGTCGCAGCTCGAAGCGGAATCGCGCGAGATCGAAGTATTGATccgccgcaagcagcaagACGTGGACTCCACCATGAATACATTGATCAAGGGACGCCACCAgcaagcactgcgcaagctgcaagTGGAGCACGATTTGAAGAAGAAACACTTGAACGACATTAGACAGCTGCGCCGAACAATtcgcgaggagcgcgccgccgaagcgAAAGCACGGCTGGAAAAGGCgaaagaagcggcgcaagcaacTGCAGTGGCAGGCCCGAGCGAAGAAACGGACGAGGCTGCGGACGCAAGTGCTAAGCAAGGAACCACAGAGCCATCTAATTCGTCGTAG
- a CDS encoding nucleoside-diphosphate kinase (EggNog:ENOG503P274; COG:F), with product MISKIATTTALRAGARTFTTRATSGARTPSRFPLAFGAAAAVGAASLYMLPSVQLEGTPTMAGELSTTSERSFIMIKPDGVSRQLVGKIIDRFESRGYKLVAIKSVVPSADLTRQHYADLANKPFFGELLKYLTCGTPVIAMVWEGKDVIRQGRNMVGATNPAAALPGTIRGDYAVTIGRNMIHASDSFESATKEIGLWFNKQELAQYMSSGWAMTMEDN from the coding sequence ATGATTTCCAAGATCGCTACTACGACTGCGttgcgcgccggcgcgcgcacttttACTACGCGCGCTACTTCTGGTGCACGCACTCCATCGCGCTTCCCTCTTGCGTTcggtgctgcagctgccgtgggcgctgcatcgcttTATATGCTTCCGTCTGTACAGCTCGAGGGCACGCCTACCATGGCGGGCGAGCTTTCCACCACCTCGGAGCGCAGTTTTATTATGATTAAGCCTGATGGAGTGAGCCGGCAGCTGGTTGGCAAAATCATCGATCGGTTCGAATCGCGGGGGTACAAGCTCGTTGCGATCAAGTCGGTGGTCCCCTCGGCAGACCTCACGAGGCAGCACTATGCGGACCTCGCGAACAAGCCGTtctttggcgagctgctAAAGTATTTGACCTGCGGAACTCCTGTTATTGCGATGGTCTGGGAAGGCAAGGATGTGATCCGTCAGGGCCGTAACATGGTTGGCGCAACAAAccccgccgctgcgctcccCGGCACGATCCGCGGCGATTACGCCGTTACTATTGGCCGCAACATGATCCACGCCTCGGACAGCTTTGAGTCGGCCACAAAAGAGATTGGCCTTTGGTTTAACAAgcaggagcttgcgcagtaCATGTCTTCCGGCTGGGCAATGACCATGGAGGACAATTAG
- the MET5 gene encoding assimilatory sulfite reductase (NADPH) (BUSCO:EOG0926047G; COG:P; EggNog:ENOG503NV1H), with protein sequence MGESSVAAVWHVVRNTASAVVAVGMNEAVSTADLSETQLFEQHTLAAEVGTVVENQVRAAPTHLVSVLLASDQSVLLRLVPYLPALAKSPVVFHIETGAQHADVLLLRQSGVCVLYSATAAQAQDNAFVAHKIATSSGTGVLHFYDKDASSLQRIDAGALRKAIPKEATAAALTEELVENAFKDATSLAGHAVQPYAVYGANTGATSCAIILGPGGNDLADAAHIPVISLSFIRPLFAQRLVELITPAADRIAVLERSAKRSTRLAPLFVDIASAFQHVPERSMPSVFISGVLGNVNIKSADAAAHTLARAFDTGETGFVVGDALSVPTESGNMAIERKEFRHERGYHTMLEQLFKERLHVVNAPSDASHPSAASPEYAFGRVLAELEQCDHLQDEARRIVANGSVSAELLRALEAWLAAKSDAQRADACTALRTALNSSDSRDVETLRAFDQHFDPKSRWIIGSDAWAYDAGMGGVHHVISSQRNVNMLIFDTVPYSGRENVPLHQRKKDIGLYAMNYGNTYVASTALYANYTQVLHAMMEADRFDGPSIVLAYVPYHIFDAPALDVLRETKLGVDSGYWPMYRWDPSAEERGKEVFHLDSVRIREQLRAFLDRQNHWSLLSNAQPQLPYDIVSSQGIALRAHQQRKAKEAYDSLLGSLEGPPLLILFASDGGGAEKVAKRLGTRGKLRGLGVRVMAMDDFPLDDLAVETNVVLVSSTAGQGEFPQNGRLFFKALSKLPTGMLTDETRFAIFGMGDSHYWPRPEDAGYYNKPAKDLDKRMADIGAQRLIELGLGDDQDADGWQTGYKPWESCLWKALGVDNVEVTEQEPEPITNEHIKIASNYLRGTIVEGLQDESTGAIADTDTQLTKFHGTYMQYDRDTIEERKNAGLEPAYGFMIRVRMPGGVCTPEQWLQLDRVAEDYGGIPSLKITTRQTVQYHMILKKNLKSAMQSINKSLFDTIAACGDVNRNVLCTSDPAITEVHEQMYEYSVKISEYLLPRMNAYHEIWLDRGTDSSKKMLVGGALQDYEPMYGAYYLPRKFKIAIALPPRNDVDLFANDIGLIAIADPQRKTLLGFNLAIGGGMGVTHSMKATYPRLASVIGFLRLDQVCEACREVMLIQRDTGNRQNRKQARLKYTIDKVWGGADNFRAELERRLGYKLEEPRPYHFDSNTDRYGWSQDYRGLWHCTLWLENGRVIDEPKSPFRTGLRELAKIHKGTFRLTANQHIIVSEVTEQEKPKVEALLREYRLDNWKHSGLRLSASACVAFPTCGLAMAESERYIFTLVDKVEKIYLECGLRHDEITFRMTGCPNGCARPWIAEIGFVGKAPGTYVMLLGGGYNGERLNKIYRDNVQEAEILEILGILIPRYAKERLNGEHFGDWVIRAGIIAETTHGAAFYDHVDTQKPLVA encoded by the coding sequence ATGGGCGAGTCTTCTGTTGCGGCGGTGTGGCATGTCGTGCGCAACACTGCTTCGGCAGTAGTTGCTGTCGGCATGAACGAAGCCGTTAGCACTGCGGATCTATCTGAAACGCAGCTTTTTGAACAACACACACTCGCAGCCGAGGTGGGCACTGTCGTGGAGAACCAGGTTCGCGCTGCTCCCACGCATCTTGTTTCGGTGCTTTTAGCATCGGATCAATCTGTTCTTCTGCGACTGGTCCCATATCTTCCTGCGCTGGCAAAGTCGCCGGTCGTATTCCATATTGAGACaggcgcacagcacgccgaCGTGCTTCTTTTGCGTCAGAGCGGTGTTTGCGTCTTGTATTCGGCgaccgcagcgcaagcacaggaTAATGCATTTGTTGCTCACAAGATTGCCACGAGTAGTGGCACGGGCGTGCTTCACTTTTATGACAAGGATGCATcctcgctgcagcgcatcgatgccggcgctttgcgcaaGGCCATCCCGAAGGAGGCCACCGCTGCAGCCCTCACTGAAGAGCTCGTGGAAAATGCGTTTAAAGACGCTACCTCGCTTGCTGGACATGCTGTACAACCTTACGCTGTCTACGGCGCCAACACGGGAGCTACTTCCTGCGCCATTATCCTTGGCCCCGGTGGTAACGATTTggccgacgccgcgcatATCCCTGTGATTTCGCTCAGCTTTATTCGCCCATTGTTTGCACAGCGTCTGGTGGAGCTCATTACCCCCGCTGCCGACCGCATCGCAGTGTTGGAACGCAGTGCGAAGCGATCCACACGTCTTGCGCCATTGTTTGTGGACATTGCAAGCGCTTTTCAGCACGTACCCGAGCGTTCCATGCCTTCTGTATTTAtcagcggcgtgcttggcaatGTGAATATCAAGTCagccgacgctgcagccCACACGCTCGCCCGCGCGTTTGACACGGGCGAGACTGGATTCGTTGTCGGTGACGCGCTGTCTGTGCCTACCGAATCAGGGAACATGGCTATCGAACGCAAAGAGTTTAggcacgagcgcggctACCATACCATGCTTGAACAGCTGTTCAAAGAGCGTCTCCATGTGGTGAACGCGCCCAGCGACGCGTCACATCCTTCTGCGGCAAGCCCTGAATACGCCTTTGGTCGCGTTCTTGCAGAGCTGGAGCAATGTGATCATCTTCAGGACGAGGCTCGCCGTATTGTTGCTAATGGCAGCGTTTCAGCCGAGCTTCTTCGTGCACTCGAAGCGTGGCTTGCTGCCAAGAGCGACGCACAGCGTGCCGATGCCTGCACTGCACTTCGCACTGCACTAAACTCGTCCGATTCACGGGACGTTGAAaccttgcgcgcatttgaCCAACACTTTGACCCCAAGAGTCGCTGGATTATTGGCAGCGATGCCTGGGCGTACGACGCCGGTATGGGCGGTGTTCACCACGTAATTTCCTCTCAGCGCAACGTCAACATGCTAATTTTTGACACCGTGCCCTACTCGGGCCGCGAgaatgtgccgctgcaccagcgcaagaaggACATTGGGCTGTACGCTATGAACTATGGCAACACGTACGTTGCTAGCACAGCGCTCTACGCAAACTACACGCAAGTTTTGCACGCCATGATGGAAGCCGATCGCTTTGACGGTCCATCTATTGTGCTTGCATACGTTCCCTATCACATCTTTGACGCCCCCGCTCTCGATGTGCTTCGCGAGACCAAACTCGGCGTGGACTCGGGGTACTGGCCGATGTACAGGTGGGATCCCAGCGCggaagagcgcggcaaggaagTGTTCCATCTGGACAGTGTCCGCATTCGCGAGCAGCTTCGCGCATTTTTGGACAGGCAGAACCACTGGAGTCTTTTGTCCAATGCCCAGCCGCAACTACCGTACGACATTGTATCGTCGCAAGGCATTGCGCTTCGTGCAcaccagcagcgcaaagcgaAAGAGGCGTATGACAGCCTTCTCGGCTCGCTCGAGGGCCCACCTCTTCTCATTCTCTTTGCCTCTgatggcggcggcgccgaaaaagtcgcaaagcgccttggcacgcGTGGAAAGTTGCGCGGACTTGGTGTGCGTGTGATGGCCATGGACGACTTTCCGTTGGACGATCTCGCCGTGGAAACCAACGTTGTGCTAGTCTCTTCCACCGCAGGCCAAGGCGAGTTCCCTCAAAATGGGCGCTTGTTTTTCAAGGCGCTTAGCAAATTGCCCACGGGCATGCTCACCGACGAGACGCGCTTTGCCATTTTTGGTATGGGTGACAGTCATTATTGGCCGCGTCCAGAAGATGCTGGGTATTACAACAAGCCTGCAAAGGATCTGGACAAGCGCATGGCTGAcattggcgcgcagcgtcttaTAGAGCTTGGTTTGGGCGATGACCAGGATGCGGATGGCTGGCAGACTGGCTACAAGCCTTGGGAGTCGTGCCTTTGGaaagcgcttggcgtggACAATGTAGAAGTCACGGAGCAGGAGCCGGAGCCCATCACCAACGAGCACATCAAGATTGCAAGTAACTATTTGCGCGGTACCATTGTCGAGGGCCTCCAGGACGAGAGTACTGGGGCAATTGCAGACACAGATACGCAGCTGACCAAGTTCCACGGCACGTACATGCAATACGACCGTGATACgatcgaggagcgcaagaatgcgGGACTGGAGCCTGCTTACGGATTTATGATCCGCGTGCGTATGCCTGGTGGTGTTTGCACGCCCGAGCAATGGCTGCAGCTGGATCGCGTTGCCGAGGATTATGGCGGGATTCCTTCGCTGAAAATCACTACGCGACAAACTGTGCAGTACCACATGATTTTGAAGAAGAATTTGAAGAGTGCGATGCAATCGATCAACAAAAGCTTGTTTGACACCATTGCCGCATGTGGTGACGTGAACCGCAACGTACTGTGTACATCGGACCCTGCCATTACCGAGGTGCACGAGCAGATGTACGAGTACTCGGTGAAAATCTCAGAGTACCTCTTGCCCCGCATGAATGCATACCACGAGATTTGGCTCGACCGGGGCACGGACAGCTCCAAAAAGATGCTCGTCGGCGGTGCTTTGCAGGACTACGAGCCCATGTACGGGGCGTACTACCTTCCGCGCAAGTTTAAGATTGCAATTGCACTGCCGCCACGCAACGACGTCGACTTGTTTGCCAACGATATCGGTTTGATTGCCATTGCGGACCcacagcgcaagacgctgcTTGGTTTCAACTTGGCCATTGGCGGTGGTATGGGCGTGACGCACTCGATGAAGGCGACTTATCCGCGCCTGGCCAGCGTGATTGGCTTTTTGCGCCTTGACCAGGTTTGCGAGGCCTGCCGCGAAGTGATGCTTATCCAACGTGACACTGGCAACCGCCAAAACCGTAAGCAGGCACGCTTGAAGTACACTATTGACAAGGTTTGGGGCGGTGCGGACAACTTCCGCGCGGAGCTTGAGCGCCGCCTGGGCTACAAGCTTGAGGAGCCGCGCCCCTACCACTTTGACTCCAACACCGACCGTTATGGCTGGAGCCAAGACTACCGCGGCCTCTGGCATTGCACGCTCTGGCTGGAGAATGGCCGCGTGATTGACGAGCCCAAAAGTCCTTTCCGTACTGgtctgcgcgagcttgccaagATTCACAAAGGCACGTTCCGCCTCACTGCAAACCAGCACATTATTGTTTCTGAGGTGACAGAGCAAGAAAAGCCCAAAGTAGAGGCACTTTTGCGCGAGTACCGTTTGGACAACTGGAAGCACTCTGGTTTGCGCTTAAGCGCTAGTGCGTGTGTTGCCTTCCCTACTTGTGGTCTTGCTATGGCAGAGTCTGAGAGATATATTTTTACCCTCGTCGACAAAGTGGAGAAGATTTACCTCGAATGTGGCCTTCGCCACGACGAAATTACCTTCCGCATGACTGGCTGTCCCAATGGTTGTGCGCGTCCATGGATCGCAGAAATTGGTTTTGTGGGCAAGGCGCCTGGTACCTACGTTATGCTCTTGGGCGGAGGCTACAACGGCGAGCGTCTGAATAAGATTTATCGGGATAATGTGCAGGAGGCAGAGATTCTCGAGATTCTCGGTATTCTTATCCCTCGCTACGCAAAAGAGCGCCTAAACGGTGAGCACTTTGGCGACTGGGTCATTCGCGCCGGTATCATTGCAGAGACCACGCATGGCGCCGCATTTTATGACCATGTGGATACACAAAAACCGCTCGTAGCATAG
- the DIS3 gene encoding exosome catalytic subunit dis3 (BUSCO:EOG09260AQB; COG:J; EggNog:ENOG503NUBN), which produces MPSISIRKRPSVEEEKAASTFQFYRKSARGKVQKLVRETYYRDDIPCGSNECSLCGPLMYRNETAGSSLAPRQPTLEKQGIQNTYLGSPHYVIVDTNIVLHQMDMLESAVFTNVIILQTVAIETRNRSLPLYNRLRALMNDPDRHFWLFYNDFHAETCVARDTTETPNDRNDSAIRCATAWYGKHLGCQDTGLDVVLVSDDVANVHKARKASLHACNMREYITGFAVAEQLQELMSARTLETERHPELQRGLQVYEEYWAATQLEAAARVGTLHKGHFNASAYNFLEGSVRIEKFSEPVLLLGREAMNRAVDGDVVYVALLPESEWKGSTNTVLESDVAQRNDDARNSDVEEEESDDFDGADNTLRFAESNVHKKQPTGRVVGVARRHWRSYVAHIENSSVNESSVGTRSMQTVFASPVNRRIPRIKIRTRQIGALLGQKILVAMDEWRATSRYPEGHFIRALGAAETKEAEQESLLLEYDVPYRPFSKSILACLPPEGDQWAVPPYDPNNAVWCNRKDLREENICSIDPPGCQDIDDALHAKELPNGNIQVGVHIADVSHFVSADTPMDAEAASRGTTVYLVDKRIDMLPHLLGTNLCSLRPFVERLAFSVVWEVTPDAEIVHTAFFKSVIASKAAFTYEEAQTRKDDASLNDAITKSIRLLNTLAIKLKQRRMENGALNLASPEVRIHLDSAESSGPIDVEQKEMRETNSLVEEFMLLANTNVARRIYEAFPTTAVLRRHMPPPSENFEVLQDILQKRRGMELDVASSGALADSLDRCVDPKDPAFNTLVRILATRCMLSAEYFCTGNVARNAFGHYGLAMDMYTHFTSPIRRYADVLVHRQLAAAIQVAPLPSELYRKQYVENTLDVVNRRHRAGQMAGRASVEFYVGLAIMARNAECGANATEVGKADKTAQPLLRADAYIVRTFRNGVAVFVNQYGLEDLITFKQDCEFDSSTYQVTVPKHISGLATDLTLGIFDRCTVEIGVEKDKNTKRGRTKMALVL; this is translated from the coding sequence ATGCCAAGCATCTCAATTCGGAAACGGCCAAGTGTCGAAGAGGAAAAGGCCGCGTCCACATTTCAGTTTTATCGAAAGTCGGCGCGTGGAAAGGTTCAAAAGCTTGTTCGCGAGACGTACTACCGAGATGATATCCCATGTGGCAGCAACGAATGCAGCCTGTGTGGGCCACTCATGTACCGGAACGAGACCGCTGGGAGCAGTCTAGCGCCCCGACAGCCAACACTCGAAAAGCAGGGTATTCAAAATACGTACCTTGGGTCGCCACATTATGTTATTGTCGATACCAATATCGTGCTTCACCAAATGGATATGCTGGAATCCGCCGTGTTCACCAACGTCATCATCCTCCAAACGGTTGCTATCGAGACACGCAACAGGAGTCTTCCGCTGTACAaccgcttgcgcgcactgATGAATGATCCGGACCGCCACTTTTGGCTTTTCTACAACGACTTCCACGCCGAAACGtgtgttgcgcgcgacacCACTGAAACGCCAAACGACCGCAACGATTCTGCTATTCGTTGTGCAACTGCATGGTACGGCAAGCACCTTGGATGCCAGGATACTGGTTTGGATGTTGTGCTGGTCAGCGACGACGTGGCGAATGTtcacaaagcgcgcaaggccagtttgcatgcgtgcaaTATGCGCGAATACATTACTGGTTTTGCTGTCGCTGAGCAGCTACAAGAGCTTATGTCTGCACGCACACTGGAAACGGAAAGGCATCCCGAACTGCAGCGTGGCTTGCAAGTTTACGAAGAATACTGggccgcgacgcagctcgaggccgcagcgcgcgtaGGAACACTGCACAAAGGTCACTTTAATGCGAGTGCGTACAACTTTTTGGAAGGTTCTGTCCGGATCGAGAAGTTTTCCGAGCCTGTTCTGCTGCTAGGCCGTGAAGCGATGAACAGGGCCGTGGATGGCGATGTTGTCTACGTCGCACTGCTCCCCGAATCGGAGTGGAAAGGGTCTACGAATACTGTGCTCGAGTCcgacgtcgcgcagcgcaacgaTGACGCGCGCAACAGCGATgtggaagaggaagagAGCGATGATTTCGATGGTGCAGACAACACGCTGCGTTTCGCTGAGAGCAACGTGCACAAGAAACAACCTACCGGACGGGTTGTGggcgttgcgcgccgccattgGCGCTCgtacgtcgcgcacattgAAAACTCTTCAGTGAATGAAAGCAGTGTTGGGACTCGTAGCATGCAGACCGTATTTGCATCCCCTGTGAACCGCAGAATTCCACGCATCAAGATCCGCACACGGCAAATTGGCGCTCTGCTCGGCCAAAAAATCCTAGTCGCGATGGACGAATGGCGTGCGACGAGCAGGTATCCCGAAGGCCACTTTATCCGCGCCCTCGGTGCTGCAGAGACAAAAGAAGCCGAGCAAGAGAGTTTGTTACTCGAATACGACGTCCCGTACCGTCCTTTTAGCAAGTCGATTCTTGCTTGTCTGCCACCCGAAGGTGATCAATGGGCCGTTCCGCCCTACGACCCAAACAATGCCGTGTGGTGCAACCGCAAAGATCTGCGCGAGGAGAACATTTGCAGCATCGATCCGCCAGGCTGCCAGGATATTGACGACGCATTGCACGCAAAAGAACTGCCCAACGGGAATATTCAGGTCGGCGTGCACATTGCCGATGTGTCGCATTTTGTCAGCGCGGATACGCCCATGGATGCGGAAGCTGCATCGCGAGGCACAACGGTGTATCTGGTTGACAAGCGCATTGACATGCTTCCGCACCTACTTGGCACGAATCTGTGCTCATTGCGCCCTTTTGTGGAGCGCTTGGCGTTCAGTGTCGTTTGGGAAGTCACGCCCGATGCCGAAATTGTGCACACTGCGTTTTTTAAGTCGGTGATTGCAAGCAAAGCCGCGTTTACCTACGAGGAAGCACAAACCCGCAAAGACGATGCGTCGCTGAACGATGCAATTACCAAGAGCATCCGCTTGCTCAACACATTGGCGATCAAACtaaagcagcgccgcatggaAAACGGTGCGCTGAACTTGGCGTCGCCCGAAGTGCGCATCCATCTTGACTCTGCCGAATCGTCGGGCCCGATCGATGTAGAGCAAAAGGAGATGCGCGAGACCAACAGCCTTGTTGAGGAGTTTATGCTCCTTGCAAACACGAACGTGGCACGCCGCATTTACGAAGCGTTTCCGACAACGGCCGTGCTTCGTCGCCATATGCCGCCGCCTTCTGAAAACTTCGAAGTACTGCAAGATATTTTACAAAAGCGGCGGGGTATGGAGTTGGATGTGGCCAGCTCCGGTGCTTTGGCTGACTCGCTCGATCGCTGTGTAGATCCCAAGGACCCGGCGTTTAACACGCTCGTGCGCATTTTGGCTACGCGATGCATGTTGTCCGCAGAGTACTTTTGCACGggcaacgtcgcgcgcaacgcatTTGGCCACTATGGTCTTGCGATGGATATGTACACGCACTTTACGAGCCCTATTCGTCGGTATGCCGACGTCTTGGTACACCGCCAACTTGCTGCCGCGATTCAAGTCGCTCCGCTGCCCTCGGAACTGTACAGGAAACAATATGTCGAAAACACACTAGACGTGGTCAACCGACGCCATCGTGCTGGGCAGATGGCGGGACGCGCATCGGTAGAGTTTTACGTCGGCCTTGCGATCATGGCACGTAATGCAgagtgcggcgcgaatgCTACCGAAGTAGGCAAGGCGGACAAGACAGCACAGCCGCTGTTGCGTGCCGATGCGTACATTGTGCGCACGTTTCGCAATGGTGTGGCGGTGTTTGTGAACCAGTACGGACTCGAGGACCTGATTACATTCAAGCAGGACTGCGAGTTTGATTCGTCGACCTACCAAGTCACTGTACCCAAGCACATCTCTGGCCTTGCCACGGATCTCACGCTCGGTATATTTGATCGATGCACGGTGGAAATCGGAGTGGAGAAAGATAAAAACACCAAGCGCGGTCGTACGAAAATGGCGCTTGTATTGTAG